The window AGGTCCCGCGCTTGGGCGTACAGGTCGTTGCGGCGACCCTGCGCGGCGCGTTCGCGCTCGCGGGCCCGTTCGTCGCGCCGCACCTCGCGTTGCCGCCACGCCCGGTCGGGCGGCAGCGACGACGCCTCGAACGGCTGGATGGGGGGCGCCAGGTCGCAGGTCGCGTCGAGCTCCTGCTTGAGCAGCGTCTTGAAGCCCAGCGCGTGCCCGGGCTCACCGACCCGGGCGCGGGCCCGCTCGATCGCCGCCTCGACGGCGTCGAACCCGAGGGCGCTCCACGCCTCGCGCTCCGGCGCCTCCTCGATCAACGTGGGGTAGAGCGGTCCGAACGCCGACCGGAGGCGCGCGACGACGCGGTCGCGCCCCGGCGTTCCGCCGGCGGGTGGGGGGGTGCGGGCGGCCATGGGGGATGCTACCGCGCGCTACCCTGCGCCCCATGGAGCCCCTCCTCACCGTCCTGCGGGTCCTCGTCGCCGCCGCCTTCGTCGCCGCCGCCCTCGTGAAGCTGGTGCTGCCCCCCGCCGCCCTCGCGCGCGTCGGGATGCAGGTCGTCGCGGGCCTGCCCCGCCGCACGGTCGTCGCCGTGGCGGCCCTCGAGGGGCTCGGCGCGGCCGGCCTCCTCGCGCCGAGCCTGCTGGGCGCGCCGCCGACGCTGGCGCGCCTCGCGGCCGCCGGATTGGCGGCGTTGATGGTCGGCGCGTCGTGGTTGCAGGTGACCCACCGCCGCTCGCTGGGGGCGGCGATCTCGATCGCGATGCTGACGCTCGCCGCGGCGTTGGCGGTGACGCCGGGCACGCCGCTGGATCCGCTGTGAGCGACGCGATGGACGGGGCGGGGGCCGGGCCGTCGCCCGGGGCGGCCCGGCTCGATACGCGGGACGGGCTGCTGGACGCCCTGATCCGCATCGACTCCGTCAATCCGGCGCTCGACCCGGCCCGTGCGGGGGAGGGCGAGCTCGCGCGGTTCGTCGCCGGCTGGGCCCGCGCGCGCGGGCTGCACGTCACCTGGCTGGAGGGCACGCCCGGTCGGCCGAGCGTGATCGTGCGCAGCGGCGACGGGGCCGGCGGCCCGGCGCGGGGCGGGGGGCGGGTCCTGCTGAACGCGCACCTCGACACGGTCGGGGTGGCGGGCATGGAGGCGCCGTTCGTCCCGCGCGAGGTGGACGGCCGCACGTACGCGCGCGGCGCGATGGACATGAAGGCCAGCCTCGCCGCCTGCCTGCGGGCGGTCGAGGCGGCGGCGGGCGAGGCGCGCGCCGGACGCCTGATGGGGGAGGTGATCCTGACCGCCGTCGCGGACGAGGAGCACGACAGCCTCGGGACGCGCGAAGCGTTGGCGGCGCTCGCGCCGGAGGGTCCGGTCGACGTCGCGGTGGTGACGGAACCGACCGACCTGACGCTGCACGTCGCCCACCGCGGCTTCGCGGTCGTCGACGTGACGTTCGCCGGGCGCGCGTCGCACACGTCGCGTCCCGCCGACGGCGTGAACGCCGTGACGCACCTCGGGCGCCTCCTGCACGCCGTCGAGCGGGCGAACGCCGCCCTCGCGGCGGGTCCCGCCCACCCGCTCCTGGGGGCGGGCGCCTGGCAGGCGGTGCTCGCGTCGGGGGGCCGCGAGTTGTTCACGACGCCCGATCGCGCCACGGCGTCGCTCGAGCGGCGGACGGTGCCGGGCGAGCGGGCGGCGGGCGCCGGCGGCGCGGAGGACGAGGTGCGCGCGTGGTTGGCGGCGCTCGCCGAGGACGACCCGGACGTGCGCGCGGAGGTGCGGACGGTCGTGGCGCGCGAGGCGTTCGAGGCGGGGGAGGCCTCCCCCGCCGCCGCGCACGTCGCCGCCGCCGCGGAGGCGGTGACGGGGGCCGCCCCGGCGCGCCTCGGGGCGCCCTACTGGACCGACGCCGCCCTGGTGGCGGACGCCGGCCACCCGACGGTCCTGTACGGGCCCGTCGGGGGCGGCATCCACCAGCCGGGCGAGTGGGTGGACCGGGCCAGCGTCGGGGTGCTGGAGGCGGTGCTGGGCGCGCTCGTGCGCCGCGTCGCCGGCTGAGGCGGTGGGCGGCTCAGCCGGTGCGCAGGACGGCCCGCCAGGCGCCCATCGGCGCCGACGTTTCGCTGGGGTCGGCGGCGTGCGCCTGGTGCAGCCCGCCCAGCAGCGCGGCGATCTCGGTCTGCAGCGCCTGCGCGGCGCGCTCGACGCGGCCGGCGTCGTAGCCGCGTTCGGCGAGCTCGAGGGTCATGTCGAGCCCGGCGACGCGGCCGACGATGCGGCCGAGGTCCACCTTGCGGCGTTGCGGCACGTCGCCGTCGAGGCGGACGTGCAGCAGGTCGCCGAGCCGTTCGGCGGCGCGGGCGGTGAGGGCGTGCCCGCGGAGGTAGACGTCGAGGCGCGCCTCGTTCGCCGCCTTCATGGCCTTGAGGGTCGTGCCGGCGATCTGTTCGTAGAGGATGTCGTTGCTGCCCTCGAAGATCTGGAACGGGCGCGAGTCGACGAGGCTTCGGCCCGCGACGTGATCGAGCTTGTAGCCGGCGGCGCCGACCAACTGCAGGAGCGACTGCGCGGCGGCCTGCATCTTGTCGGTCACGACGGTCTTGACGACGTTCGCGCGGAGGCCGTCCTTGGCGAGGTCGGCGGCGGGGTCGGCGTGCTCCGCGGCGTGCAGGTTCATCGCGTCGGCCAGCGTCACCGACGCCTGCAGGTCGGCGAGGCGGCGGCGCACCTGGTCGTAGTGCAGGAGGCTCTTGCCGCCCACGGCGCGGGTGCGGACGTGCTCGAGCGCTTCGTCGGCGAGGCGGTGCAGGAACCCGAGCGCCATGCCGGGGAACTGCAGGCGGCTGCGGTGCAGGAGGTCCAGCATCATCGTGAGGCCGTTGCGGGTCGGCTCGAGCCGGTGGGCGGCGGGGACGCGCACGTCGACGGCGTTGCGGCCGTAGGGGATCGGGTACAGCCCGAGCGCGTGGAAGCGTTCCTCGACGACGAGGGCCTGCTCGGGGTCGTGCGCGTCCAGCACGAAGAAGTCGACGTCGCGCGCAAGGCGTCCGTCGTCGCCCCGCTTGCGGGCGGTCATGAGCCACAGGTCGGCGAGGCCGGTGAGGCCGGCCCAGTGCTTCGTGCCGCGGATGCGGTAGTCCTCGCCCTCGGGCGTCCAGGCGGTCTCCATCGACAGCGCGTCGGAGCCGTAGTCGGGTTCCGTGATCATGAGGCCGCCCATGTTCTGGTGGTCGAGGAAGCGGGGGAAGACCTCGTTCTGGACGCTCGCGTGGGCGTACTTCGCGACCGGCTGGAGGAACAGCGCGCCGTTGATGCCCATCGTGAGCGCCATCGCCAGCGATTCGTAGGCGCTGCGTTCCAGCATCGCGAGGCCGCCGGCGACGC of the Trueperaceae bacterium genome contains:
- a CDS encoding DoxX family protein — translated: MEPLLTVLRVLVAAAFVAAALVKLVLPPAALARVGMQVVAGLPRRTVVAVAALEGLGAAGLLAPSLLGAPPTLARLAAAGLAALMVGASWLQVTHRRSLGAAISIAMLTLAAALAVTPGTPLDPL
- a CDS encoding M20/M25/M40 family metallo-hydrolase → MSDAMDGAGAGPSPGAARLDTRDGLLDALIRIDSVNPALDPARAGEGELARFVAGWARARGLHVTWLEGTPGRPSVIVRSGDGAGGPARGGGRVLLNAHLDTVGVAGMEAPFVPREVDGRTYARGAMDMKASLAACLRAVEAAAGEARAGRLMGEVILTAVADEEHDSLGTREALAALAPEGPVDVAVVTEPTDLTLHVAHRGFAVVDVTFAGRASHTSRPADGVNAVTHLGRLLHAVERANAALAAGPAHPLLGAGAWQAVLASGGRELFTTPDRATASLERRTVPGERAAGAGGAEDEVRAWLAALAEDDPDVRAEVRTVVAREAFEAGEASPAAAHVAAAAEAVTGAAPARLGAPYWTDAALVADAGHPTVLYGPVGGGIHQPGEWVDRASVGVLEAVLGALVRRVAG
- a CDS encoding acyl-CoA dehydrogenase, producing MQAADTPPTAAPDAPRAPDAEASLDAFLDRYAAVLRRVFRESPDGAGVHLRRGLPPADLRALLATKPLSVFVPHRFGGRAGAPAEGGDGVAGGLAMLERSAYESLAMALTMGINGALFLQPVAKYAHASVQNEVFPRFLDHQNMGGLMITEPDYGSDALSMETAWTPEGEDYRIRGTKHWAGLTGLADLWLMTARKRGDDGRLARDVDFFVLDAHDPEQALVVEERFHALGLYPIPYGRNAVDVRVPAAHRLEPTRNGLTMMLDLLHRSRLQFPGMALGFLHRLADEALEHVRTRAVGGKSLLHYDQVRRRLADLQASVTLADAMNLHAAEHADPAADLAKDGLRANVVKTVVTDKMQAAAQSLLQLVGAAGYKLDHVAGRSLVDSRPFQIFEGSNDILYEQIAGTTLKAMKAANEARLDVYLRGHALTARAAERLGDLLHVRLDGDVPQRRKVDLGRIVGRVAGLDMTLELAERGYDAGRVERAAQALQTEIAALLGGLHQAHAADPSETSAPMGAWRAVLRTG